A genomic region of bacterium contains the following coding sequences:
- the tuf gene encoding elongation factor Tu (EF-Tu; promotes GTP-dependent binding of aminoacyl-tRNA to the A-site of ribosomes during protein biosynthesis; when the tRNA anticodon matches the mRNA codon, GTP hydrolysis results; the inactive EF-Tu-GDP leaves the ribosome and release of GDP is promoted by elongation factor Ts; many prokaryotes have two copies of the gene encoding EF-Tu): PGDNVKISVELIAPIAMEDGLRFAIREGGRTVGAGVVTKILK; encoded by the coding sequence GCCTGGTGACAATGTGAAGATCAGTGTGGAACTTATTGCGCCGATCGCTATGGAAGACGGCTTACGCTTCGCTATCCGCGAAGGTGGTCGTACCGTAGGCGCCGGTGTCGTAACCAAGATCCTCAAGTAA
- the secE gene encoding preprotein translocase subunit SecE has product MNRIKEFFMSVQTEMKKVSWPTREELMGSTGVVMVLWLILSLYIFTSDNVLQAIVKKLLL; this is encoded by the coding sequence ATGAACAGAATAAAAGAATTTTTTATGAGCGTGCAGACCGAAATGAAAAAAGTGTCTTGGCCTACACGTGAAGAGTTGATGGGTTCTACGGGAGTTGTTATGGTCCTTTGGCTCATATTGTCGTTGTATATTTTTACATCGGACAATGTGTTGCAAGCGATCGTAAAGAAACTCCTTCTGTAA
- the nusG gene encoding transcription termination/antitermination factor NusG, which produces MTKDAPRPENTRWYTLRVYSGQEAKVRDHIKSELEIAGLKDLVFRIMIPEETIVEMKNGKKKEKTRSFLPGYMIIEMVDDKRVQHVITNTPGVVSFVGPKNMPQPLRPDEVDRMLGRMHEKQTTETIEIPYKVGDAVKIIDGPFADFNGFIDEINYEKKKLKVMVSIFGRSTPVELDFLQVKTVTNS; this is translated from the coding sequence GTGACGAAAGATGCACCGCGTCCTGAAAATACACGTTGGTATACGTTACGTGTGTACTCAGGTCAGGAGGCCAAAGTTCGCGATCATATCAAAAGTGAACTCGAGATAGCCGGTCTTAAAGATCTCGTTTTTCGCATTATGATTCCCGAAGAAACCATCGTCGAAATGAAGAACGGTAAAAAGAAAGAAAAAACACGTTCCTTTTTACCGGGATATATGATTATTGAAATGGTGGACGATAAACGTGTGCAACATGTAATCACCAACACACCCGGCGTTGTGAGTTTTGTAGGACCTAAGAATATGCCGCAACCGCTTCGTCCGGATGAAGTAGATCGTATGCTCGGTCGCATGCATGAAAAACAGACCACCGAAACGATCGAAATACCTTATAAAGTGGGTGATGCTGTCAAAATCATTGATGGTCCTTTTGCGGATTTCAACGGTTTTATTGATGAAATCAACTACGAAAAGAAAAAACTCAAAGTCATGGTCAGTATTTTTGGCCGTTCGACACCGGTGGAACTGGATTTTCTCCAGGTAAAAACCGTAACGAATTCATAA
- the rplK gene encoding 50S ribosomal protein L11, translating into MKKVVAQIKLQISAGAANPQPPIGPALGQHGVNIMEFCKAFNAKTQDQKGMIIPVIITVYSDRSFTFILKTPPAAILIKKAINLEKGSAQPNRNKVGKISRAKLMEIAKIKLPDLNTKDIKSATSMMEGTAKSLGLDIID; encoded by the coding sequence GTGAAAAAAGTTGTCGCTCAAATTAAGTTGCAGATTTCTGCCGGTGCAGCCAATCCGCAACCGCCGATCGGTCCGGCTCTCGGTCAGCACGGCGTGAACATCATGGAATTTTGTAAGGCGTTTAACGCCAAGACCCAGGATCAGAAGGGTATGATCATTCCGGTGATCATAACGGTCTATTCGGATCGTTCGTTTACATTTATCCTCAAAACGCCTCCGGCTGCCATTTTGATCAAAAAAGCGATCAATTTGGAAAAAGGTTCGGCCCAACCGAATCGTAACAAAGTAGGCAAAATTTCTCGCGCTAAGCTGATGGAGATTGCTAAAATCAAATTGCCCGACCTCAATACTAAAGATATCAAATCGGCTACGAGCATGATGGAAGGTACCGCAAAGAGCTTGGGTCTGGATATTATTGATTAA
- a CDS encoding 50S ribosomal protein L1 produces the protein MKKHSKRFKAAVAKIEKGKEYSISDTFKMIKETATTKFTETVDVAVNLGVDPKHADQALRGTVMLPHGNGRTVRVLVITKTKEKEAKEAGADLVGFDEYLQKIKEGWTDIDVIVATPEAMIELGKLGKVLGPKGLMPNPKSGTVTPDVTKAVKEVKAGRVEFRVDKQGNVHVGIGKSSFDAKQLEENFKSFMTTIIRMKPATAKGTYLKSVHVSTSMGPSVKVSNTEVGGLTIH, from the coding sequence ATGAAAAAACACAGCAAACGCTTTAAAGCGGCTGTCGCAAAGATCGAGAAAGGTAAGGAATATTCCATTTCCGATACTTTCAAAATGATCAAAGAAACCGCCACAACTAAATTTACAGAAACGGTTGATGTGGCTGTCAATCTCGGTGTTGATCCGAAACACGCCGATCAAGCGCTTCGCGGGACGGTTATGTTACCGCATGGTAATGGCCGTACGGTGCGTGTCCTTGTGATCACCAAAACCAAAGAAAAAGAAGCCAAAGAAGCCGGTGCGGATTTGGTTGGTTTTGATGAATATCTGCAAAAGATCAAAGAGGGTTGGACGGATATAGATGTGATCGTAGCTACACCCGAAGCTATGATTGAGTTGGGTAAATTAGGTAAAGTCCTTGGCCCTAAGGGCCTCATGCCTAATCCGAAAAGCGGAACTGTCACACCGGATGTTACCAAGGCGGTAAAAGAAGTGAAAGCCGGTCGTGTGGAATTTCGCGTTGATAAGCAAGGTAATGTACACGTTGGTATCGGCAAATCGTCGTTTGATGCCAAACAGCTTGAAGAAAATTTCAAGAGCTTTATGACTACGATTATTCGTATGAAGCCGGCTACGGCGAAAGGTACATACTTGAAAAGTGTGCATGTTTCCACGAGTATGGGACCTTCAGTCAAAGTCAGCAACACGGAAGTGGGCGGACTGACGATACACTAA
- a CDS encoding 50S ribosomal protein L10, with protein MKKENKEQIIADLADKFQKASSLYLTDFTGINVIKMEQLRNKFRETNSEFKVVKNTLAKQALNKAGYTVDLSKYLQGPTGIAFGYDDAVAPAKVISEFLKEKENDNLKVKICIIEKEMYAASKIGDIAKMPNKKDMLAQLVGLFNSPMQNVVMVLNAPMQNLVGVLESLKNQKAA; from the coding sequence ATGAAAAAAGAAAATAAAGAACAGATCATAGCGGACCTCGCTGATAAATTCCAGAAGGCCTCCAGCCTCTATCTGACGGATTTTACGGGTATCAATGTGATCAAAATGGAACAGCTCCGTAATAAATTTCGTGAAACCAATTCGGAATTTAAAGTTGTCAAAAACACATTAGCCAAACAAGCGCTCAATAAAGCCGGCTATACGGTTGATCTGAGCAAGTATTTGCAAGGACCGACGGGTATTGCATTTGGTTACGATGATGCGGTTGCTCCGGCGAAAGTTATATCGGAGTTTCTCAAAGAAAAAGAAAACGATAATCTCAAAGTTAAAATCTGTATTATCGAAAAAGAAATGTATGCCGCATCGAAGATCGGCGACATTGCGAAAATGCCTAATAAGAAAGACATGCTGGCTCAGCTTGTCGGCCTTTTCAATTCGCCGATGCAGAATGTGGTGATGGTACTCAATGCCCCGATGCAAAATCTCGTGGGTGTGCTAGAGTCCCTGAAAAACCAAAAAGCAGCTTAA